One window of the Oncorhynchus keta strain PuntledgeMale-10-30-2019 chromosome 31, Oket_V2, whole genome shotgun sequence genome contains the following:
- the LOC127914336 gene encoding gastrula zinc finger protein XlCGF57.1-like isoform X1, whose amino-acid sequence MKIKQRSKTTPLHKKTMGTKRHGNLGITQTERDPQSGDDSTGRDESDCTQALSKSTSSNHHSDSSPLHKDPVVVLTRLAEVVVKTLLRDIKVCLVKEVTDVRRDEDNHGGSPQFFPCPHCTISFTDCYFLENHIKTKHQKQYLAMLRSQVSKSKRVYGPTHSCAHCSCMFHTPRQLDIHTRQAHPSARPQKPAPPRRTGRPHKVQEKFHTCPQCSRRFKYLGSLLKHCKSLHKMAVVLTNGHISCADCEKSFENCWGLGPHRCHEPEGNKPKDAKQMVIKEVGFQCLDCGKILTTPTSLNTHMRIHTGEKPYVCKECGKRFSDTSAYRYHLLIHNGVKPFKCQDCGKAFKQKSLLRKHMTVHSGERKYSCSQCDRKFAYRESLKLHLRTHSGERPFKCTVCGKDFADKGYLKTHLKIHSNQKNYHCGVCGQKFIRIGVLNIHLRSHTGERPYHCTVCDKQFARLDHLKNHQRTHTGEKPYTCTECSKSFTQSGDLTKHRRLHTGERPFECSECHKRFICSASLTLHMRTHTHREVKPYSCQECGKSFYEQSHVNGHMKIHKGKRYSCPHCFLSFARKSNLSKHLLRRHKPK is encoded by the exons TGAAGATCAAACAACGTTCAAAAACTACGCCACTGCACAAAAAAACCATGGGGACTAAACGCCATGGAAACCTGGGTATAACACAAACAGAACGTGACCCACAGTCAGGTGATGACTCCACCGGCAGAGATGAATCAGATTGTACCCAAGCACTCTCAAAGAGCACCAGTTCAAATCATCATTCAGATTCTAGTCCACTCCACAAGGATCCTGTGGTAGTGCTAACCAGGTTGGCTGAG GTGGTGGTTAAGACACTTCTGAGAGACATTAAAGTTTGTTTGGTGAAGGAGGTGACGGATGTCAGGAGGGATGAAGACAACCATGGAG GTTCTCCTCAGTTCTTTCCTTGTCCACACTGCACCATCTCCTTTACTGACTGTTACTTCCTGGAGAACCACATCAAGACCAAACACCAGAAGCAGTACCTGGCCATGTTGAGAAGCCAAGTCTCAAAGAGTAAAAGAGTGTACGGCCCCACACACAGCTGTGCCCACTGTAGCTGCATGTTCCATACACCACGACAGCTAGACATCCACACCCGCCAGGCCCACCCCTCTGCCCGTCCCCAGAAACCTGCCCCTCCCCGCAGAACTGGCCGTCCCCACAAGGTACAGGAGAAATTCCACACGTGCCCACAGTGCTCCCGCAGATTCAAGTACCTGGGCAGCCTGCTGAAGCACTGCAAGAGTTTGCACAAAATGGCCGTTGTTCTCACCAATGGACACATCAGTTGCGCAGACTGTGAGAAGAGCTTTGAGAATTGCTGGGGCCTCGGGCCTCACCGGTGTCACGAACCAGAGGGCAATAAACCTAAGGACGCAAAACAGATGGTCATTAAGGAAGTCGGCTTCCAATGCTTAGATTGTGGCAAGATCCTCACTACTCCTACGAGCCTGAACACTCACATGCGCATCCACACTGGAGAAAAGCCTTATGTCTGCAAGGAGTGTGGCAAGCGCTTCTCGGATACCAGCGCTTACCGCTATCACTTGTTAATACACAATGGGGTCAAGCCATTCAAATGTCAGGACTGTGGGAAGGCTTTCAAGCAGAAGTCGCTCCTCAGGAAGCACATGACTGTTCACTCTGGTGAGAGGAAGTACTCCTGCTCCCAATGTGACAGGAAGTTTGCATACAGGGAGAGTCTGAAGCTTCACCTGCGCACACACTCTGGGGAGAGACCTTTCAAATGTACTGTCTGTGGTAAAGACTTTGCTGACAAAGGTTATCTGAAGACTCATCTGAAGATCCACAGCAACCAGAAAAACTACCATTGTGGGGTTTGTGGGCAGAAATTCATAAGGATTGGGGTGCTGAACATACACCTGCGCTCACACACAGGTGAGAGGCCTTACCACTGCACAGTGTGTGACAAGCAGTTTGCCCGACTCGACCACCTGAAGAACCACCAGCGCACTCACACAGGTGAGAAACCATACACCTGTACCGAGTGCAGTAAAAGCTTCACTCAGTCTGGAGATCTAACTAAACACAGGCGCCTCCACACTGGGGAGAGGCCATTTGAATGTTCTGAATGCCACAAACGCTTTATCTGCTCTGCTTCTCTGACCCTGCACATGAGGACCCACACTCACCGTGAAGTAAAGCCATACTCCTGCCAAGAGTGTGGGAAAAGCTTTTATGAACAGAGTCATGTGAACGGCCACATGAAAATCCACAAGGGGAAACGTTATTCCTGCCCCCACTGCTTTCTCAGCTTTGCTCGCAAGTCCAACCTCTCCAAACACCTGCTTAGACGTCATAAACCTAAATGA
- the LOC127914336 gene encoding zinc finger protein 501-like isoform X2, with protein MGDGSPQFFPCPHCTISFTDCYFLENHIKTKHQKQYLAMLRSQVSKSKRVYGPTHSCAHCSCMFHTPRQLDIHTRQAHPSARPQKPAPPRRTGRPHKVQEKFHTCPQCSRRFKYLGSLLKHCKSLHKMAVVLTNGHISCADCEKSFENCWGLGPHRCHEPEGNKPKDAKQMVIKEVGFQCLDCGKILTTPTSLNTHMRIHTGEKPYVCKECGKRFSDTSAYRYHLLIHNGVKPFKCQDCGKAFKQKSLLRKHMTVHSGERKYSCSQCDRKFAYRESLKLHLRTHSGERPFKCTVCGKDFADKGYLKTHLKIHSNQKNYHCGVCGQKFIRIGVLNIHLRSHTGERPYHCTVCDKQFARLDHLKNHQRTHTGEKPYTCTECSKSFTQSGDLTKHRRLHTGERPFECSECHKRFICSASLTLHMRTHTHREVKPYSCQECGKSFYEQSHVNGHMKIHKGKRYSCPHCFLSFARKSNLSKHLLRRHKPK; from the exons atGGGTGATG GTTCTCCTCAGTTCTTTCCTTGTCCACACTGCACCATCTCCTTTACTGACTGTTACTTCCTGGAGAACCACATCAAGACCAAACACCAGAAGCAGTACCTGGCCATGTTGAGAAGCCAAGTCTCAAAGAGTAAAAGAGTGTACGGCCCCACACACAGCTGTGCCCACTGTAGCTGCATGTTCCATACACCACGACAGCTAGACATCCACACCCGCCAGGCCCACCCCTCTGCCCGTCCCCAGAAACCTGCCCCTCCCCGCAGAACTGGCCGTCCCCACAAGGTACAGGAGAAATTCCACACGTGCCCACAGTGCTCCCGCAGATTCAAGTACCTGGGCAGCCTGCTGAAGCACTGCAAGAGTTTGCACAAAATGGCCGTTGTTCTCACCAATGGACACATCAGTTGCGCAGACTGTGAGAAGAGCTTTGAGAATTGCTGGGGCCTCGGGCCTCACCGGTGTCACGAACCAGAGGGCAATAAACCTAAGGACGCAAAACAGATGGTCATTAAGGAAGTCGGCTTCCAATGCTTAGATTGTGGCAAGATCCTCACTACTCCTACGAGCCTGAACACTCACATGCGCATCCACACTGGAGAAAAGCCTTATGTCTGCAAGGAGTGTGGCAAGCGCTTCTCGGATACCAGCGCTTACCGCTATCACTTGTTAATACACAATGGGGTCAAGCCATTCAAATGTCAGGACTGTGGGAAGGCTTTCAAGCAGAAGTCGCTCCTCAGGAAGCACATGACTGTTCACTCTGGTGAGAGGAAGTACTCCTGCTCCCAATGTGACAGGAAGTTTGCATACAGGGAGAGTCTGAAGCTTCACCTGCGCACACACTCTGGGGAGAGACCTTTCAAATGTACTGTCTGTGGTAAAGACTTTGCTGACAAAGGTTATCTGAAGACTCATCTGAAGATCCACAGCAACCAGAAAAACTACCATTGTGGGGTTTGTGGGCAGAAATTCATAAGGATTGGGGTGCTGAACATACACCTGCGCTCACACACAGGTGAGAGGCCTTACCACTGCACAGTGTGTGACAAGCAGTTTGCCCGACTCGACCACCTGAAGAACCACCAGCGCACTCACACAGGTGAGAAACCATACACCTGTACCGAGTGCAGTAAAAGCTTCACTCAGTCTGGAGATCTAACTAAACACAGGCGCCTCCACACTGGGGAGAGGCCATTTGAATGTTCTGAATGCCACAAACGCTTTATCTGCTCTGCTTCTCTGACCCTGCACATGAGGACCCACACTCACCGTGAAGTAAAGCCATACTCCTGCCAAGAGTGTGGGAAAAGCTTTTATGAACAGAGTCATGTGAACGGCCACATGAAAATCCACAAGGGGAAACGTTATTCCTGCCCCCACTGCTTTCTCAGCTTTGCTCGCAAGTCCAACCTCTCCAAACACCTGCTTAGACGTCATAAACCTAAATGA